A window from Citrus sinensis cultivar Valencia sweet orange chromosome 3, DVS_A1.0, whole genome shotgun sequence encodes these proteins:
- the LOC102620451 gene encoding protein LURP-one-related 17 isoform X2 has product MDGSGKSIFTMHRRKKLTVADSWRVFEGEVDECSRRKKLSKRPVCYVKKHMMSINSNVLAYVYYGGASSNKRYAYTVEGSYANRSCKVLDESRRVVAEIKRKKAAIGGVSFGVEVFLLIVHPSFDAAFAMALVLLLDQMFS; this is encoded by the exons ATGGACGGCTCCGGCAAGTCCATTTTCACAATGCACCGCCGCAAG AAGCTAACGGTGGCTGATAGCTGGCGTGTGTTTGAAGGGGAAGTAGATGAATGCagtagaagaaagaaattatcaAAGCGGCCGGTTTGTTATGTGAAGAAGCACATGATGAGCATTAATTCGAATGTATTGGCTTACGTTTATTATGGGGGAGCGTCGTCAAATAAAAGATATGCATACACAGTTGAAGGATCGTATGCAAACCGATCATGCAAAGTGTTGGATGAGTCGAGAAGGGTGGTGGCGGAGATCAAGAGGAAGAAGGCGGCCATTGGAGGAGTTTCGTTTGGTGTTGAGGTGTTTCTTTTGATTGTGCACCCCAGCTTTGATGCTGCATTTGCTATGGCTTTGGTTTTATTATTGGATCAAATGTTCTCTTAG
- the LOC102610386 gene encoding uncharacterized protein LOC102610386 isoform X1, whose translation MDAVELGYPVGVPNVMGSEVFGRARVTVNEVDAAARESNSRVSILVNSSIDRCSTFLNQKDVTITVNNLESASCDRTPESEPCKNESQSSNFRVKDSTEPLHFTGTSSPSSVQVQRKAGKMSRSSSRCSKRPRFAQLEDSTSSAGVDVIKDISDNLGPYHTTKCNSLEKMQMVKQKNIYNSKRSDKRNFKVPMKAKYDSFTIKAGLASCPATGGSNFFGVYGLKSDLLDVTKHVDELSLKDLLDGTCECHSLSKDKGKKTASLNENFLHSVRKAWSSLPLAKPAQPQNFAEMGSSTNKKLLICPATSISLVPTDDNGDKGNSCTTDQSSWDKESCSKPGTPVNHLDFQLYKPKDILERLTLPPPKDLEALLLDAAKSSAPSRSNSDMRSARHISRQVGLPPFPWSHAFNGHCRTNSDAVKLLTSRSTCQGQWARIPTSTTSLGTSTDCYTNLESLTYNQSLVPVSSSISRPWGDWGSSSLATCSKASVVGLVAESGVHLKDQVNAEHCPRVLAAAQTLCDIATQSWRRNPNGITRWPKKPSEKAMKARKSKLFDFLGRNGTNQISYSKRPKLSMIEDRKDLNHISSTRKEPINWSTPRSSRSSPNKTVRNLIAEKIHPTTNILQQSCMMPPPSKVVDKPCGSQQKLRKVMPNEWDSGRDRVD comes from the exons ATGGATGCGGTGGAGCTAGGCTATCCAGTTGGTGTACCGAATGTTATGGGATCTGAGGTGTTTGGTAGAGCTAGGGTTACGGTCAACGAGGTCGACGCTGCTGCTCGCGAGTCTAATAGTCGTGTTTCGATTCTTGTTAACAGTTCAATTGACCGTTGCAGCACTTTCCTTAATCAGAAAG ATGTGACTATTACTGTCAATAATTTGGAGTCAGCTTCATGTGATAGGACTCCGGAGAGTGAACCCTGTAAGAATGAAAGTCAGTCATCTAACTTTCGAGTCAAAGACTCAACTGAACCCCTTCATTTTACGGGCACAAGTTCTCCTTCATCTGTGCAAGTACAACGGAAAGCAGGAAAAATGTCAAGAAGTAGTAGCAGATGTTCAAAGAGACCAAGGTTTGCTCAATTAGAAGATAGTACGAGTTCAGCTGGAGTTGACGTCATAAAGGATATATCTGATAATTTAGGACCATACCATACTACAAAATGTAACTCTCTAG AAAAAATGCAAATGGTGAAACAAAAGAACATCTACAATAGCAAGCGAAgtgataaaagaaatttcaaagtgCCTATGAAGGCCAAATATGATTCTTTCACCATAAAGGCAGGTTTGGCGAGCTGTCCAGCCACTGGAGGGAGCAACTTTTTTG GAGTATATGGACTGAAGTCAGATCTTTTGGACGTCACAAAGCATGTAGATGAGTTGTCGCTGAAAGATCTCCTTGATGGCACTTGTGAGTGTCATAGTTTAAGCAAAGACAAGGGGAAAAAGACAGCAagtttgaatgaaaatttccTGCACTCTGTAAGAAAGGCTTGGTCAAGCCTTCCACTTGCAAAGCCTGCGCAGCCCCAAAATTTTGCTGAGATGGGTAGCAGCACCAACAAGAAATTGCTAATATGTCCAGCAACCTCCATTTCTTTAGTACCAACTGATGATAATGGTGACAAAGGGAATTCCTGCACAACAGATCAGTCTTCATGGGACAAG GAATCCTGTAGCAAGCCCGGAACTCCTGTTAATCACCTTGATTTTCAGTTATATAAACCTAAAGATATTCTGGAAAGATTAACACTTCCTCCGCCCAAGGATTTGGAGGCCTTGCTACTTGATGCTGCCAAATCTTCTGCACCATCAAGGAGTAATTCTGATATGCGTTCAGCCAGGCATATTTCCCGCCAAGTTGGCTTGCCACCATTTCCCTGGTCACATGCTTTCAATGGGCATTGTAGAACCAATTCTGATGCAGTTAAGCTTTTAACAAGTAGGAGTACATGCCAAGGTCAATGGGCAAGAATACCAACCAGTACAACCTCTCTTGGGACTTCAACTGACTGTTATACCAACTTGGAGTCCCTCACTTATAATCAGAGTCTGGTTCCTGTTTCTTCGTCTATCAGTCGTCCTTGGGGTGACTGGGGTTCTTCATCTCTTGCAACATGTTCTAAAGCTTCTGTTGTTGGTCTAG ttGCAGAATCTGGAGTCCACCTGAAGGATCAAGTAAATG CTGAGCATTGTCCGAGAGTTTTAGCTGCTGCTCAAACACTGTGTGACATTGCTACTCAATCCTGGAGGAGAAACCCGAATGGGATAACAAGGTGGCCAAAGAAGCCTTCAGAGAAGGCTATGAAGGCCAgaaagtcaaaattatttgactttCTGGGGAGAAATGGGACCAACCAGATAAGTTACTCTAAGAGGCCCAAGCTCTCTATGATTGAGGACAGAAAGGACCTCAATCATATCAGCAGTACCAGAAAAGAACCTATAAATTGGTCTACACCCAGATCTAGTAGATCATCACCTAATAAAACAGTTAGGAACCTGATTGCAGAGAAAATACATCCCACCACCAACATTTTGCAGCAATCATGTATGATGCCACCTCCCTCAAAGGTTGTGGATAAGCCGTGTGGCAGTCAACAGAAACTACGAAAAGTAATGCCAAATGAGTGGGATAGTGGAAGGGACAGGGTTGATTGA
- the LOC102611078 gene encoding serine/threonine-protein phosphatase PP1: protein MDETVLDDIIRRLLDAKNGRTTKQVQLTEAEIRQLCAASKEIFLSQPNLLELEAPIKICGDVHGQFSDLLRLFEYGGYPPEANYLFLGDYVDRGKQSIETICLLLAYKVKYKENFFLLRGNHECASINRIYGFYDECKRRFNVRVWKTFTDCFNCLPVAALVDEKILCMHGGLSPDLKNLDQIRNIARPVDVPDQGLLCDLLWADPDKDIEGWGENDRGVSYTFGADKVVEFLQKHDLDLICRAHQVVEDGYEFFAKRQLVTVFSAPNYCGEFDNAGAMMSVDDTLTCSFQILKASEKKGKVGFGNNMLRPGTPPHKGGKG, encoded by the exons ATGGACGAGACTGTGCTTGATGATATAATACGACGGCTCCTTGATGCGAAGAATGGGAGGACGACGAAGCAGGTGCAGCTCACGGAGGCTGAAATACGGCAGCTTTGTGCTGCGTCCAAGGAGATATTCCTTAGCCAGCCTAATCTTCTCGAGCTTGAAGCTCCTATAAAGATTTGTg GTGATGTTCATGGTCAGTTTTCGGATCTTCTGCGTTTGTTTGAGTATGGTGGGTACCCACCTGAAGCAAATTATTTATTCCTCGGGGATTATGTTGATCGTGGTAAGCAGAGTATAGAGACAATATGCTTGCTTCTTGCATACAAGGTCAAATATAAGGAgaacttttttcttcttaggGGCAACCATGAATGTGCTTCCATCAACCGTATTTATGGTTTTTATGATGAGTGCAAGAGGAGGTTTAATGTTCGTGTGTGGAAAACATTTACAGACTGCTTTAATTGTCTGCCTGTTGCGGCTCTCGTAGATGAAAAGATTCTATGTATGCATGGTGGGTTATCTCctgatttgaaaaatttggATCAGATCAGGAATATTGCTCGCCCTGTTGATGTGCCAGATCAGGGCCTTCTTTGTGATTTGTTGTGGGCTGATCCTGACAAAGATATTGAGGGCTGGGGAGAGAATGACAGGGGTGTGTCCTACACCTTTGGGGCTGACAAGGTTGTTGAATTCCTTCAGAAGCATGACCTTGATCTTATCTGTCGAGCTCATCAG GTTGTGGAAGATGGTTATGAATTTTTTGCAAAGCGTCAGCTTGTGACTGTATTCTCTGCACCAAATTACTGTGGCGAATTTGATAATGCCGGTGCCATGATGAGTGTGGATGATACATTGACATGCTCCTTTCAGATCCTTAAGGCGTCTGAGAAGAAAGGAAAAGTTGGATTTGGCAATAACATGTTGAGACCCGGAACTCCTCCCCATAAG GGTGGGAAGGGGTGA
- the LOC102610386 gene encoding uncharacterized protein LOC102610386 isoform X2: MDAVELGYPVGVPNVMGSEVFGRARVTVNEVDAAARESNSRVSILVNSSIDRCSTFLNQKDVTITVNNLESASCDRTPESEPCKNESQSSNFRVKDSTEPLHFTGTSSPSSVQVQRKAGKMSRSSSRCSKRPRFAQLEDSTSSAGVDVIKDISDNLGPYHTTKCNSLEKMQMVKQKNIYNSKRSDKRNFKVPMKAKYDSFTIKAGLASCPATGGSNFFGVYGLKSDLLDVTKHVDELSLKDLLDGTCECHSLSKDKGKKTASLNENFLHSVRKAWSSLPLAKPAQPQNFAEMGSSTNKKLLICPATSISLVPTDDNGDKGNSCTTDQSSWDKESCSKPGTPVNHLDFQLYKPKDILERLTLPPPKDLEALLLDAAKSSAPSRSNSDMRSARHISRQVGLPPFPWSHAFNGHCRTNSDAVKLLTSRSTCQGQWARIPTSTTSLGTSTDCYTNLESLTYNQSLVPVSSSISRPWGDWGSSSLATCSKASVVGLESGVHLKDQVNAEHCPRVLAAAQTLCDIATQSWRRNPNGITRWPKKPSEKAMKARKSKLFDFLGRNGTNQISYSKRPKLSMIEDRKDLNHISSTRKEPINWSTPRSSRSSPNKTVRNLIAEKIHPTTNILQQSCMMPPPSKVVDKPCGSQQKLRKVMPNEWDSGRDRVD; encoded by the exons ATGGATGCGGTGGAGCTAGGCTATCCAGTTGGTGTACCGAATGTTATGGGATCTGAGGTGTTTGGTAGAGCTAGGGTTACGGTCAACGAGGTCGACGCTGCTGCTCGCGAGTCTAATAGTCGTGTTTCGATTCTTGTTAACAGTTCAATTGACCGTTGCAGCACTTTCCTTAATCAGAAAG ATGTGACTATTACTGTCAATAATTTGGAGTCAGCTTCATGTGATAGGACTCCGGAGAGTGAACCCTGTAAGAATGAAAGTCAGTCATCTAACTTTCGAGTCAAAGACTCAACTGAACCCCTTCATTTTACGGGCACAAGTTCTCCTTCATCTGTGCAAGTACAACGGAAAGCAGGAAAAATGTCAAGAAGTAGTAGCAGATGTTCAAAGAGACCAAGGTTTGCTCAATTAGAAGATAGTACGAGTTCAGCTGGAGTTGACGTCATAAAGGATATATCTGATAATTTAGGACCATACCATACTACAAAATGTAACTCTCTAG AAAAAATGCAAATGGTGAAACAAAAGAACATCTACAATAGCAAGCGAAgtgataaaagaaatttcaaagtgCCTATGAAGGCCAAATATGATTCTTTCACCATAAAGGCAGGTTTGGCGAGCTGTCCAGCCACTGGAGGGAGCAACTTTTTTG GAGTATATGGACTGAAGTCAGATCTTTTGGACGTCACAAAGCATGTAGATGAGTTGTCGCTGAAAGATCTCCTTGATGGCACTTGTGAGTGTCATAGTTTAAGCAAAGACAAGGGGAAAAAGACAGCAagtttgaatgaaaatttccTGCACTCTGTAAGAAAGGCTTGGTCAAGCCTTCCACTTGCAAAGCCTGCGCAGCCCCAAAATTTTGCTGAGATGGGTAGCAGCACCAACAAGAAATTGCTAATATGTCCAGCAACCTCCATTTCTTTAGTACCAACTGATGATAATGGTGACAAAGGGAATTCCTGCACAACAGATCAGTCTTCATGGGACAAG GAATCCTGTAGCAAGCCCGGAACTCCTGTTAATCACCTTGATTTTCAGTTATATAAACCTAAAGATATTCTGGAAAGATTAACACTTCCTCCGCCCAAGGATTTGGAGGCCTTGCTACTTGATGCTGCCAAATCTTCTGCACCATCAAGGAGTAATTCTGATATGCGTTCAGCCAGGCATATTTCCCGCCAAGTTGGCTTGCCACCATTTCCCTGGTCACATGCTTTCAATGGGCATTGTAGAACCAATTCTGATGCAGTTAAGCTTTTAACAAGTAGGAGTACATGCCAAGGTCAATGGGCAAGAATACCAACCAGTACAACCTCTCTTGGGACTTCAACTGACTGTTATACCAACTTGGAGTCCCTCACTTATAATCAGAGTCTGGTTCCTGTTTCTTCGTCTATCAGTCGTCCTTGGGGTGACTGGGGTTCTTCATCTCTTGCAACATGTTCTAAAGCTTCTGTTGTTGGTCTAG AATCTGGAGTCCACCTGAAGGATCAAGTAAATG CTGAGCATTGTCCGAGAGTTTTAGCTGCTGCTCAAACACTGTGTGACATTGCTACTCAATCCTGGAGGAGAAACCCGAATGGGATAACAAGGTGGCCAAAGAAGCCTTCAGAGAAGGCTATGAAGGCCAgaaagtcaaaattatttgactttCTGGGGAGAAATGGGACCAACCAGATAAGTTACTCTAAGAGGCCCAAGCTCTCTATGATTGAGGACAGAAAGGACCTCAATCATATCAGCAGTACCAGAAAAGAACCTATAAATTGGTCTACACCCAGATCTAGTAGATCATCACCTAATAAAACAGTTAGGAACCTGATTGCAGAGAAAATACATCCCACCACCAACATTTTGCAGCAATCATGTATGATGCCACCTCCCTCAAAGGTTGTGGATAAGCCGTGTGGCAGTCAACAGAAACTACGAAAAGTAATGCCAAATGAGTGGGATAGTGGAAGGGACAGGGTTGATTGA
- the LOC102610386 gene encoding uncharacterized protein LOC102610386 isoform X3 translates to MSRSSSRCSKRPRFAQLEDSTSSAGVDVIKDISDNLGPYHTTKCNSLEKMQMVKQKNIYNSKRSDKRNFKVPMKAKYDSFTIKAGLASCPATGGSNFFGVYGLKSDLLDVTKHVDELSLKDLLDGTCECHSLSKDKGKKTASLNENFLHSVRKAWSSLPLAKPAQPQNFAEMGSSTNKKLLICPATSISLVPTDDNGDKGNSCTTDQSSWDKESCSKPGTPVNHLDFQLYKPKDILERLTLPPPKDLEALLLDAAKSSAPSRSNSDMRSARHISRQVGLPPFPWSHAFNGHCRTNSDAVKLLTSRSTCQGQWARIPTSTTSLGTSTDCYTNLESLTYNQSLVPVSSSISRPWGDWGSSSLATCSKASVVGLVAESGVHLKDQVNAEHCPRVLAAAQTLCDIATQSWRRNPNGITRWPKKPSEKAMKARKSKLFDFLGRNGTNQISYSKRPKLSMIEDRKDLNHISSTRKEPINWSTPRSSRSSPNKTVRNLIAEKIHPTTNILQQSCMMPPPSKVVDKPCGSQQKLRKVMPNEWDSGRDRVD, encoded by the exons ATGTCAAGAAGTAGTAGCAGATGTTCAAAGAGACCAAGGTTTGCTCAATTAGAAGATAGTACGAGTTCAGCTGGAGTTGACGTCATAAAGGATATATCTGATAATTTAGGACCATACCATACTACAAAATGTAACTCTCTAG AAAAAATGCAAATGGTGAAACAAAAGAACATCTACAATAGCAAGCGAAgtgataaaagaaatttcaaagtgCCTATGAAGGCCAAATATGATTCTTTCACCATAAAGGCAGGTTTGGCGAGCTGTCCAGCCACTGGAGGGAGCAACTTTTTTG GAGTATATGGACTGAAGTCAGATCTTTTGGACGTCACAAAGCATGTAGATGAGTTGTCGCTGAAAGATCTCCTTGATGGCACTTGTGAGTGTCATAGTTTAAGCAAAGACAAGGGGAAAAAGACAGCAagtttgaatgaaaatttccTGCACTCTGTAAGAAAGGCTTGGTCAAGCCTTCCACTTGCAAAGCCTGCGCAGCCCCAAAATTTTGCTGAGATGGGTAGCAGCACCAACAAGAAATTGCTAATATGTCCAGCAACCTCCATTTCTTTAGTACCAACTGATGATAATGGTGACAAAGGGAATTCCTGCACAACAGATCAGTCTTCATGGGACAAG GAATCCTGTAGCAAGCCCGGAACTCCTGTTAATCACCTTGATTTTCAGTTATATAAACCTAAAGATATTCTGGAAAGATTAACACTTCCTCCGCCCAAGGATTTGGAGGCCTTGCTACTTGATGCTGCCAAATCTTCTGCACCATCAAGGAGTAATTCTGATATGCGTTCAGCCAGGCATATTTCCCGCCAAGTTGGCTTGCCACCATTTCCCTGGTCACATGCTTTCAATGGGCATTGTAGAACCAATTCTGATGCAGTTAAGCTTTTAACAAGTAGGAGTACATGCCAAGGTCAATGGGCAAGAATACCAACCAGTACAACCTCTCTTGGGACTTCAACTGACTGTTATACCAACTTGGAGTCCCTCACTTATAATCAGAGTCTGGTTCCTGTTTCTTCGTCTATCAGTCGTCCTTGGGGTGACTGGGGTTCTTCATCTCTTGCAACATGTTCTAAAGCTTCTGTTGTTGGTCTAG ttGCAGAATCTGGAGTCCACCTGAAGGATCAAGTAAATG CTGAGCATTGTCCGAGAGTTTTAGCTGCTGCTCAAACACTGTGTGACATTGCTACTCAATCCTGGAGGAGAAACCCGAATGGGATAACAAGGTGGCCAAAGAAGCCTTCAGAGAAGGCTATGAAGGCCAgaaagtcaaaattatttgactttCTGGGGAGAAATGGGACCAACCAGATAAGTTACTCTAAGAGGCCCAAGCTCTCTATGATTGAGGACAGAAAGGACCTCAATCATATCAGCAGTACCAGAAAAGAACCTATAAATTGGTCTACACCCAGATCTAGTAGATCATCACCTAATAAAACAGTTAGGAACCTGATTGCAGAGAAAATACATCCCACCACCAACATTTTGCAGCAATCATGTATGATGCCACCTCCCTCAAAGGTTGTGGATAAGCCGTGTGGCAGTCAACAGAAACTACGAAAAGTAATGCCAAATGAGTGGGATAGTGGAAGGGACAGGGTTGATTGA
- the LOC102620451 gene encoding protein LURP-one-related 17 isoform X1 → MFVFLKSLSRSVHQEEPEPALIKKNIDEGECTSLTVWRKSLVICCNGFTVIDSHGNLVYRVDNYVGSCHELILMDGSGKSIFTMHRRKKLTVADSWRVFEGEVDECSRRKKLSKRPVCYVKKHMMSINSNVLAYVYYGGASSNKRYAYTVEGSYANRSCKVLDESRRVVAEIKRKKAAIGGVSFGVEVFLLIVHPSFDAAFAMALVLLLDQMFS, encoded by the exons atgtttgttttcttaaaatctttgTCGAGATCAGTCCACCAAGAAGAGCCAGAGCCGGCGCTGATCAAGAAGAATATTGACGAGGGGGAGTGCACCTCGCTAACAGTGTGGCGAAAATCACTCGTCATCTGCTGCAACGGATTCACCGTGATTGATTCTCACGGAAACCTTGTTTACCGGGTTGACAATTACGTCGGGAGCTGCCATGAGCTAATTCTCATGGACGGCTCCGGCAAGTCCATTTTCACAATGCACCGCCGCAAG AAGCTAACGGTGGCTGATAGCTGGCGTGTGTTTGAAGGGGAAGTAGATGAATGCagtagaagaaagaaattatcaAAGCGGCCGGTTTGTTATGTGAAGAAGCACATGATGAGCATTAATTCGAATGTATTGGCTTACGTTTATTATGGGGGAGCGTCGTCAAATAAAAGATATGCATACACAGTTGAAGGATCGTATGCAAACCGATCATGCAAAGTGTTGGATGAGTCGAGAAGGGTGGTGGCGGAGATCAAGAGGAAGAAGGCGGCCATTGGAGGAGTTTCGTTTGGTGTTGAGGTGTTTCTTTTGATTGTGCACCCCAGCTTTGATGCTGCATTTGCTATGGCTTTGGTTTTATTATTGGATCAAATGTTCTCTTAG